A portion of the Bombina bombina isolate aBomBom1 chromosome 9, aBomBom1.pri, whole genome shotgun sequence genome contains these proteins:
- the LOC128640539 gene encoding protein Flattop-like → MATNYSANQYQSAFTSYKLQNWSIPKAYKERPSTHDGHTQFITNDRGHLLPGVPKSKASPWGTFIGTWDIPLKIPPSKLNLTSRSANASKRLVNWIQSATPLISACNGLQPQITGKVSQSADNMEDNPVIHKPSKSISQEDNHFLEGNAGRNSQEPQAESRLGTCKEFPEKI, encoded by the coding sequence ATGGCTACAAATTACAGTGCTAATCAGTATCAGAGTGCCTTCACTTCCTACAAACTGCAAAACTGGAGTATCCCCAAAGCATACAAGGAGCGTCCCTCTACCCATGATGGTCACACACAGTTCATAACCAACGATAGAGGTCATCTACTGCCTGGAGTCCCAAAATCAAAAGCCAGTCCATGGGGAACATTCATTGGGACCTGGGATATACCCTTGAAAATCCCACCTTCCAAACTTAACTTGACTTCCCGCTCTGCAAATGCTTCTAAACGACTTGTAAACTGGATCCAGAGTGCAACTCCTCTCATTAGCGCTTGTAATGGTCTGCAACCTCAAATAACTGGCAAGGTATCTCAAAGTGCAGACAACATGGAAGATAACCCTGTAATCCACAAACCTAGTAAGAGTATCAGTCAAGAGGATAATCATTTTTTAGAAGGAAATGCCGGGAGAAACTCACAAGAACCTCAGGCTGAGAGTCGACTAGGAACATGTAAAGAGTTCCCAGAGAAGATATAG